Proteins encoded in a region of the Xiphophorus couchianus chromosome 11, X_couchianus-1.0, whole genome shotgun sequence genome:
- the camkk1a gene encoding calcium/calmodulin-dependent protein kinase kinase 1 isoform X1, giving the protein MAMSSDPGCERLDPNSSKQTSSLTDIMAAMTTKDPEGSSANGVKNGKAQQEGIQGKRVQVLRPHLSGRKLSLQERGTYLSTGSEGGYTHISPRGARRPTVESKRVSISDSQDCIQLNQYKLKSEIGKGSYGVVKLAYNEDDNKHYAMKVLSKKRLMKQCGFPRRPPPRGPKAAQGEQPKVLGPLERVYQEIAILKKLDHVNIVKLVEVLDDPSEDNLYMVFELMRKGPVMEVPTETPFSEEQARQYFRDIILGIEYLHYQKIVHRDIKPSNLLLGDDGHVKIADFGVSNQFEGNDALLSSTAGTPAFMAPETLSEKCKSFSGKALDVWAMGITLYCFVFGKCPFIDEYILALHNKIKTKPVDFPETPNICEELRTLILRMLDKNPDTRMTIPELKMDQWVTQGGTDPLPLEEEHCSMVEVTEEDIQNSVKFVPSLSAVILVKAMLRKRSFSNPFECPSRREERSMSAPGSLLMDSWPFRPSLKLHPSRRKSSAGDGPREGELEDLHEDEPFS; this is encoded by the exons ATGGCGATGAGCAGTGACCCGGGCTGCGAGAGGCTGGACCCCAACTCCTCCAAACAGACGAGCAGTCTCACCGACATCATGGCCGCCATGACGACGAAAGACCCCGAAGGCTCGTCTGCCAACGGCGTGAAGAACGGAAAGGCTCAGCAGGAGGGCATTCAAGGCAAGAGGGTCCAGGTGCTGCGACCTCACCTGTCCGGCAGGAAGCTGTCCCTTCAGGAGAGGGGCACCTATCTGTCGACGGGGTCAGAGGGAGGTTACACACACATCTCCCCTCGAGGGGCTCGCAGGCCCACGGTGGAGTCGAAACGGGTGTCCATATCAGACTCTCAG GATTGTATCCAGCTGAACCAGTATAAACTGAAGAGTGAGATTGGAAAG GGCTCCTATGGCGTGGTCAAGCTCGCCTACAACGAAGATGACAACAAACATTAT GCCATGAAGGTGTTGTCCAAGAAGAGGTTAATGAAGCAGTGTGGTTTTCCAC GTCGCCCTCCCCCAAGAGGACCCAAGGCAGCCCAAGGAGAGCAGCCTAAAGTCTTAGGACCCTTGGAAAGAGTTTACCAAGAGATTGCCATTCTTAAAAAACTAGACCATGTCAACATTGTCAAGCTGGTGGAG GTGCTTGATGATCCATCGGAGGACAACCTCTACATGG TGTTTGAGCTGATGCGTAAGGG TCCAGTGATGGAGGTGCCAACAGAAACTCCTTTCTCAGAGGAGCAAGCACGGCAATACTTCAGAGACATCATCCTGGGCATTGAGTACC TGCACTACCAGAAGATCGTCCACCGGGACATCAAGCCGTCCAACTTGTTACTAGGAGACGACGGCCATGTGAAGATAGCTGACTTCGGAGTGAGCAACCAGTTCGAGGGCAACGATGCTCTGCTGTCGAGCACTGCAGGGACTCCTGCTTTCATGGCGCCAGAGACTCTGTCAGAGAAGTGCAAGAGCTTCAGTGGGAAA gCGCTGGATGTGTGGGCCATGGGAATCACCCTGTACTGCTTTGTGTTTGGGAAG TGCCCATTTATTGACGAGTACATATTGGCTTTGCACAATAAGATAAAGACCAAGCCTGTGGATTTTCCTGAAAC ACCAAACATCTGCGAAGAGCTGCGGACGTTAATCTTGCGGATGCTGGACAAGAACCCGGACACCAGAATGACCATTCCTGAGCTCAAG atggaCCAGTGGGTGACCCAGGGAGGCACTGACCCTCTGCCTTTGGAGGAGGAGCACTGCTCCATGGTGGAGGTAACGGAGGAGGACATCCAGAACTCTGTGAAGTTTGTCCCCAGCCTCTCCGCTGTG ATCTTGGTGAAAGCGATGTTGAGGAAGCGCTCGTTCAGCAACCCCTTTGAGTGCCCAAGCAGGCGAGAGGAGAGATCCATGTCTGCACCTGGCAGTCTGCTCAT GGACTCGTGGCCCTTCAGGCCCTCTTTAAAACTGCACCCTTCACGCAG AAAGAGCAGCGCGGGGGACGGGCCCAGAGAAGGAGAGCTGGAGGACCTCCACGAAGACGAGCCTTTCTCTTGA
- the camkk1a gene encoding calcium/calmodulin-dependent protein kinase kinase 1 isoform X2: MAMSSDPGCERLDPNSSKQTSSLTDIMAAMTTKDPEGSSANGVKNGKAQQEGIQGKRVQVLRPHLSGRKLSLQERGTYLSTGSEGGYTHISPRGARRPTVESKRVSISDSQDCIQLNQYKLKSEIGKGSYGVVKLAYNEDDNKHYAMKVLSKKRLMKQCGFPRRPPPRGPKAAQGEQPKVLGPLERVYQEIAILKKLDHVNIVKLVEVLDDPSEDNLYMVFELMRKGPVMEVPTETPFSEEQARQYFRDIILGIEYLHYQKIVHRDIKPSNLLLGDDGHVKIADFGVSNQFEGNDALLSSTAGTPAFMAPETLSEKCKSFSGKALDVWAMGITLYCFVFGKCPFIDEYILALHNKIKTKPVDFPETPNICEELRTLILRMLDKNPDTRMTIPELKMDQWVTQGGTDPLPLEEEHCSMVEVTEEDIQNSVKFVPSLSAVILVKAMLRKRSFSNPFECPSRREERSMSAPGSLLIKSSAGDGPREGELEDLHEDEPFS; the protein is encoded by the exons ATGGCGATGAGCAGTGACCCGGGCTGCGAGAGGCTGGACCCCAACTCCTCCAAACAGACGAGCAGTCTCACCGACATCATGGCCGCCATGACGACGAAAGACCCCGAAGGCTCGTCTGCCAACGGCGTGAAGAACGGAAAGGCTCAGCAGGAGGGCATTCAAGGCAAGAGGGTCCAGGTGCTGCGACCTCACCTGTCCGGCAGGAAGCTGTCCCTTCAGGAGAGGGGCACCTATCTGTCGACGGGGTCAGAGGGAGGTTACACACACATCTCCCCTCGAGGGGCTCGCAGGCCCACGGTGGAGTCGAAACGGGTGTCCATATCAGACTCTCAG GATTGTATCCAGCTGAACCAGTATAAACTGAAGAGTGAGATTGGAAAG GGCTCCTATGGCGTGGTCAAGCTCGCCTACAACGAAGATGACAACAAACATTAT GCCATGAAGGTGTTGTCCAAGAAGAGGTTAATGAAGCAGTGTGGTTTTCCAC GTCGCCCTCCCCCAAGAGGACCCAAGGCAGCCCAAGGAGAGCAGCCTAAAGTCTTAGGACCCTTGGAAAGAGTTTACCAAGAGATTGCCATTCTTAAAAAACTAGACCATGTCAACATTGTCAAGCTGGTGGAG GTGCTTGATGATCCATCGGAGGACAACCTCTACATGG TGTTTGAGCTGATGCGTAAGGG TCCAGTGATGGAGGTGCCAACAGAAACTCCTTTCTCAGAGGAGCAAGCACGGCAATACTTCAGAGACATCATCCTGGGCATTGAGTACC TGCACTACCAGAAGATCGTCCACCGGGACATCAAGCCGTCCAACTTGTTACTAGGAGACGACGGCCATGTGAAGATAGCTGACTTCGGAGTGAGCAACCAGTTCGAGGGCAACGATGCTCTGCTGTCGAGCACTGCAGGGACTCCTGCTTTCATGGCGCCAGAGACTCTGTCAGAGAAGTGCAAGAGCTTCAGTGGGAAA gCGCTGGATGTGTGGGCCATGGGAATCACCCTGTACTGCTTTGTGTTTGGGAAG TGCCCATTTATTGACGAGTACATATTGGCTTTGCACAATAAGATAAAGACCAAGCCTGTGGATTTTCCTGAAAC ACCAAACATCTGCGAAGAGCTGCGGACGTTAATCTTGCGGATGCTGGACAAGAACCCGGACACCAGAATGACCATTCCTGAGCTCAAG atggaCCAGTGGGTGACCCAGGGAGGCACTGACCCTCTGCCTTTGGAGGAGGAGCACTGCTCCATGGTGGAGGTAACGGAGGAGGACATCCAGAACTCTGTGAAGTTTGTCCCCAGCCTCTCCGCTGTG ATCTTGGTGAAAGCGATGTTGAGGAAGCGCTCGTTCAGCAACCCCTTTGAGTGCCCAAGCAGGCGAGAGGAGAGATCCATGTCTGCACCTGGCAGTCTGCTCAT AAAGAGCAGCGCGGGGGACGGGCCCAGAGAAGGAGAGCTGGAGGACCTCCACGAAGACGAGCCTTTCTCTTGA